A genomic segment from Aegilops tauschii subsp. strangulata cultivar AL8/78 chromosome 1, Aet v6.0, whole genome shotgun sequence encodes:
- the LOC109746233 gene encoding mavicyanin-like gives MGTKTLILITVAMTMLGTALGASHTVGEPDGSWDLQTNYSQWVSRIRFTTGDELKFQYSTAVRNVVEVSKTGYDSCNCSSPIATFPTGNDVVPLAIAGTRYFICGVSGHCDAGMKVKVNVKSKEMRTVQRCRRTGNRRHCQSETVLSSTAAAGVDQSAVAWLGLIVVAAGLMLLF, from the coding sequence ATGGGGACCAAAACTCTTATTCTGATCACCGTGGCCATGACCATGCTTGGGACGGCGCTTGGTGCCAGCCACACCGTGGGCGAGCCGGACGGGTCGTGGGACCTTCAAACCAACTACTCCCAGTGGGTTTCGAGAATCAGGTTCACCACCGGCGATGAGCTCAAGTTCCAGTACTCCACCGCCGTGCGCAACGTGGTGGAGGTGAGCAAGACGGGGTATGACTCTTGCAACTGCTCCAGCCCCATAGCGACTTTCCCGACCGGTAACGATGTTGTTCCGCTTGCCATCGCTGGGACCCGATATTTCATCTGCGGCGTCTCTGGGCACTGCGATGCCGGCATGAAGGTCAAGGTCAACGTCAAGTCCAAAGAAATGCGGACTGTGCAGCGGTGCCGACGGACAGGGAACCGACGTCATTGCCAGTCCGAGACAGTATTAAGCTCAACTGCGGCGGCTGGCGTTGATCAGTCTGCGGTGGCCTGGCTCGGTCTGATTGTTGTTGCGGCTGGTCTTATGTTGTTGTTTTAA